The Elusimicrobiota bacterium genome segment ACCGACGACTCCGACCGCCAGCAGATGATGGACGAGGCCCTGGAGCAGTTCGAGATCGGCGCGTTCATGGCGCGCTGGGAGGAGTGGCTCAAGTGAAAACCTGCGCGTCTCTGTTCACGGGCTGCGGTGGCTGGGAGTGGGGCGCCAGGCAGCTGGGCATCAAGCCGCTCTGGGGCGTCGAGTTCAACGCGGACTACGGCCCGGTCTACGAGGCCAACTTCCCCGGCGCGCACCTACACCTGGGCGACGTGAAGAAGGCGAAGCCGGCGCAGTTCAAGGCGCCGGACTTCCTCTTCTGCTCGCCGCCCTGCCAGGGCCACTCCGAGGCGCGCAACACGCGGGGGCTCGAGAACCGAGGTGACGAGGGCGTCGGCATCGAGGTCCTCAAGTTCGCCGCCGCCTACGTCGGCAAGGGCACGCGCATCCTCATCGAGAACGTGCCCGAGTACCTCGACCACGAGATCTTCCACGAGATCATGGAGGGCCTGGAGGGCATGGGCTACACGACGAGCGCAGGGGTCTACGACGCCTCGGACTACGGCTGCCCGTCCGACCGCCCCCGGATGCTCGCCTGGGCCTGCAGCAAGGCCACGGTGGCCGAGACGATGCGGCGCAGCGCGCAGGCCACACCGGACTGGTGGCCGGTCATCGAGGACCTCGTCCGGCGCGAGCCCCCCTCGGAGCTTGCCGGCTGGCAGCTGGAGAACCTCATCCACGTCCCGCCGCCCAGCTACCCGGTCATCATCGTCGGAGGCAACGCCACGCGCTGGGCCGAGAAGGGAAAGCCTGGCCGCAGGGTCTGGAGGGTCGCGGGGCGCGCGGCGCCTGCCATCGTCAAGGCCAAGAGCCAGAGCGGCGCGCGGGTCCTCGTGGAGCCGAACTACGCGGTGAAGATGACGCCCCGGATGGCCGCGCGCCTCATGGGCTTCTCCGACGACTTCTGGCTCCCCAACGAGAAGGGCGCGGCCCTGGACGTGGTCGGCAACGCGGTCCCGCCCCCGCTCGCGGTCGCGGCGCTCAAGGCCCTAGGGGTCAGGTGATGGACATCCGAGGCTTCGTCCTCTCCGCGCGGGCCCACGGCGACGCGCGGGAGGACACCTACGAGCACCTCGCCTACCACTTCTGCGAGGCCCACCGGCACGCGCCGGGAGGCGTCTCGGTCGAGGTGGGCACCCGCCGCGGCGGGTCGGCGTTCATGCAGCTGAAGCTCCTGCAGGAACTCTACCCGCCCATCCTTCATCCGCTGCTGGTGACCATCGACCCCTACGGGGACAAGCCGTACCTCACGGGCCTGGTGGGGGCGCCACCGATTGCTGGCCTCTACGGCAACGCCGACTACCTCGAGGCGAAGCAGTTGCTCGCGTCCTTCCCCAGGCACGTCCACTTCTCCATCACCAGCCTGGACTGGCTCGTCTTCGCCAAGGCCGGCTTGCGGCTCTGGTACCACGGCGCGCCACTGGAGCCGGGGGCCCGGAACATCACGCACGTCTACCTCGACGGCGACCACGACGCGCCGACCATCCTCGGAGAGGTCGAGGGCTTCGTGCCGATGCTCAAGCCGGGCGGGCGCATCACCATCGACAACACGCCCGACGACCCGAAGACCATCCCCGGCCTGGAGCTGCTAGTGCTCCAGTCGAAGGTGGGCCTCTCCCTCCTCCGGCCGCTGGCAGACATGGCCGTCATCGTGAGGTGCAAGTGAGCAAGGAACTGTTCCGGACGAAGAAGTTCAGCGAGCAGGCCCTGCTCACCATCGACCACTGCAACGCGGTCGTGGAGGACTACCAGGGCAAGGGCCTGAAGCTGACGCTGCGGCAGCTGTACTACCAGTGCGTCACCATCAACCTCTTTGAAAACAGCGAGAAGAGCTACAAGAACCTGGGGAGCCTCGTCTCCGACGCGAGGCTCGCAGGGCTCATCGACTGGGACGCCATCGAGGACCGCGTCCGGCAGCCGCGCACGCAGTTCGAGGTCCCGAACCTGGGCGCGGCCGTCAAGACCATCGAGCACGCCTACCGGCTTCCGCGCTGGGAGGGGCAGGACTACTACGTCGAGCTGTGGGTCGAGAAGGACGCCCTGGCCGGCGTGCTGCAGCCGATGGCCGACAAGTACCACGTCACGATGATGGTCAACCGCGGCTACTCCTCCCAGAGTG includes the following:
- a CDS encoding DNA cytosine methyltransferase; the protein is MKTCASLFTGCGGWEWGARQLGIKPLWGVEFNADYGPVYEANFPGAHLHLGDVKKAKPAQFKAPDFLFCSPPCQGHSEARNTRGLENRGDEGVGIEVLKFAAAYVGKGTRILIENVPEYLDHEIFHEIMEGLEGMGYTTSAGVYDASDYGCPSDRPRMLAWACSKATVAETMRRSAQATPDWWPVIEDLVRREPPSELAGWQLENLIHVPPPSYPVIIVGGNATRWAEKGKPGRRVWRVAGRAAPAIVKAKSQSGARVLVEPNYAVKMTPRMAARLMGFSDDFWLPNEKGAALDVVGNAVPPPLAVAALKALGVR
- a CDS encoding class I SAM-dependent methyltransferase; the protein is MDIRGFVLSARAHGDAREDTYEHLAYHFCEAHRHAPGGVSVEVGTRRGGSAFMQLKLLQELYPPILHPLLVTIDPYGDKPYLTGLVGAPPIAGLYGNADYLEAKQLLASFPRHVHFSITSLDWLVFAKAGLRLWYHGAPLEPGARNITHVYLDGDHDAPTILGEVEGFVPMLKPGGRITIDNTPDDPKTIPGLELLVLQSKVGLSLLRPLADMAVIVRCK